A single region of the Bacillus sp. DX3.1 genome encodes:
- a CDS encoding DUF3967 domain-containing protein, with protein sequence MANEAGSSQLVYISKDVAMMLKVQESTLRKYCIMLEEAGYPFHKNEHGHRGFLDQDVITLRRLIEIKSHPDMTLKQACNAVMIWIKEKDVSEDDTNVITEAEQHNERYNELKEMIQQQNHLLEKLTHKLDAQQRYIDEKLEKRDQQFMSVIREIQEEKKILLETAATKKKPWWKLW encoded by the coding sequence ATGGCTAATGAAGCAGGAAGCTCTCAGCTGGTGTATATTAGCAAGGACGTAGCGATGATGCTCAAGGTTCAAGAGTCAACTTTACGGAAGTACTGCATCATGCTAGAGGAAGCCGGATACCCATTCCATAAGAATGAGCATGGCCACAGGGGATTCCTAGATCAAGATGTTATCACGCTGAGACGGTTAATTGAGATTAAATCACATCCTGATATGACATTAAAACAGGCTTGTAACGCAGTAATGATATGGATAAAAGAGAAAGATGTATCAGAGGATGACACAAACGTTATAACAGAAGCCGAACAACATAACGAACGATATAATGAACTGAAAGAAATGATTCAGCAGCAAAACCATTTGCTAGAGAAACTGACACATAAATTAGATGCACAACAGCGGTATATTGATGAAAAGTTAGAGAAACGCGATCAGCAGTTTATGAGTGTGATAAGAGAGATACAAGAAGAAAAGAAAATATTATTAGAGACAGCCGCAACAAAGAAGAAACCATGGTGGAAATTATGGTAA